In the Leptolyngbya sp. SIO1E4 genome, one interval contains:
- a CDS encoding CBS domain-containing protein, protein MAKTVADVMTRDLLTVHPETPLQEAIQLLAKNRISGLPVITQAGVLSGILSENDLMWQATGAPLPAYIMLLDSVIYLKNPARYNEEVHKALGQTVGEVMSHDKPATIKPEASLRDAAQLMHTKKVTRLPVVDTAGTLVGILTQGDIVRAMAESYQDETAELAG, encoded by the coding sequence ATGGCCAAAACGGTCGCCGATGTTATGACCCGTGACCTATTGACGGTTCACCCCGAAACACCACTCCAGGAGGCCATTCAGCTCCTCGCCAAAAACCGTATCAGCGGCTTACCGGTCATCACCCAAGCAGGGGTATTGTCAGGCATCCTCTCAGAAAACGATCTGATGTGGCAGGCAACTGGGGCACCTTTACCGGCCTATATCATGCTGCTCGACAGTGTTATCTACCTTAAAAATCCAGCACGCTACAACGAGGAAGTTCACAAGGCCCTGGGGCAGACCGTGGGCGAAGTCATGAGCCACGACAAACCTGCTACCATCAAACCCGAAGCCTCCCTGCGAGATGCCGCACAATTGATGCACACCAAGAAAGTCACCAGATTGCCTGTGGTTGATACCGCTGGCACGTTGGTTGGGATCTTGACACAAGGAGACATTGTCCGGGCAATGGCAGAAAGCTATCAAGATGAAACTGCTGAACTTGCAGGATAA
- a CDS encoding HEAT repeat domain-containing protein — protein MSPTPESVKQLLASSNLGDRLRAVNQIRELDPAIAFELIQPACTDSNPRVRYAAISQMDTLGQQDRAKSLEILRHALLDEEPDVQSAAADALGGLKMTETFDDLQSLYEGTEEWLVKFSIVAALGELGEPRSFDLLVSALDSDIHLVSTAAIGSLGELGDERAIPLLLPYAKADDWQVRHRVTQALSQFDSPEVRAALEQLSQDPSAAVADAAKHHMAN, from the coding sequence ATGAGCCCCACCCCTGAAAGTGTTAAGCAGCTGCTGGCATCATCCAATCTGGGTGATCGGCTACGGGCTGTCAATCAGATACGGGAGTTAGACCCCGCGATCGCCTTTGAACTCATCCAACCAGCCTGTACAGATAGCAACCCTCGGGTACGATATGCCGCCATTAGCCAGATGGACACCCTCGGGCAGCAAGATCGAGCAAAATCCTTAGAAATTCTTCGGCATGCACTATTGGATGAAGAACCCGACGTTCAGTCGGCAGCAGCTGATGCCCTAGGCGGCCTCAAGATGACAGAAACCTTTGATGATTTGCAATCGCTTTACGAAGGCACAGAAGAATGGCTCGTGAAGTTCAGCATTGTGGCAGCCCTAGGAGAATTGGGCGAGCCCCGCTCATTTGATCTGCTGGTTTCTGCCCTGGACTCTGACATTCACCTCGTTTCCACAGCCGCGATCGGCTCCTTGGGAGAATTAGGGGATGAACGCGCTATCCCGCTGCTATTGCCCTATGCAAAGGCCGATGACTGGCAGGTGAGGCATCGGGTCACTCAAGCTCTCAGCCAGTTTGATTCTCCTGAAGTCAGAGCAGCCCTTGAGCAACTGAGTCAAGATCCCTCTGCGGCTGTGGCAGATGCGGCAAAGCATCATATGGCAAATTGA
- a CDS encoding ATP-binding protein — MVALFQPSITHNWGSLSFVSTLYLCPILDRLLVQVPRRWRAEVRLGLQEALVNAVKHGNHLDPHKVISVRYKALGNQYWWVIEDQGGGFDFSHCCCELAAAEKADEKADAVNDCGRGLYILHQIFDEVHWAREGRELHLCKRVHRWFGLPLVC; from the coding sequence GTGGTAGCTCTGTTTCAGCCTTCGATAACCCACAACTGGGGCAGTTTGAGTTTCGTTTCAACCTTATACTTATGCCCCATTCTTGACCGTTTACTGGTGCAAGTTCCTAGGCGTTGGCGGGCAGAGGTAAGGTTGGGCTTGCAAGAAGCCCTTGTTAATGCCGTGAAACATGGCAACCATTTGGATCCGCACAAGGTTATTTCGGTTCGCTATAAAGCCTTAGGCAACCAATATTGGTGGGTCATTGAAGATCAGGGAGGGGGCTTCGATTTCAGTCATTGCTGTTGCGAGCTTGCCGCTGCTGAAAAAGCGGATGAAAAAGCGGATGCGGTGAATGATTGTGGGCGCGGACTTTACATTCTGCACCAAATTTTTGATGAAGTGCACTGGGCTCGGGAAGGCCGTGAACTTCATTTGTGTAAGCGAGTTCACCGCTGGTTTGGTCTGCCCCTTGTGTGCTAG
- the asnS gene encoding asparagine--tRNA ligase — MAPIRIKDLLKTGNPGDSVTVQGWVRTKRQQKAFSFINVNDGSNMNGLQVVADEEMPGYATVIKQINTGASVEISGSLVDSPAKGQRIELKAQQITVYGEADETYPLQKKRHSFEFLRTIGHLRSRTNTLGAVFRVRNACAQAVHQFFQEQGFLWIHSPVLTASDCEGAGELFTVTSLNLNRLPLAEDKTVDFGQDFFGKPTYLTVSGQLEAEIMATAFTNVYTFGPTFRAENSNTSRHLAEFWMIEPEMAFCNLIGNMDLAEAFLKYIFRFVLEQCEDDMAFFNQRIDDTVLATANNIIDNEFARITYTEAIDQLKKTDKAFDFPVEWGIDLQSEHERYLAEELFQKPVIVTDYPAAIKAFYMRLNDDQKTVAAMDVLAPKVGEIIGGSQREERLDILETRIDEAGLPRDAYWWYLDLRRYGTVPHAGFGLGFERLIQFMTGMGNIRDVIPFPRTPENIDF; from the coding sequence ATGGCTCCAATCCGCATCAAAGACCTGCTCAAGACAGGCAACCCCGGCGACTCGGTAACGGTTCAAGGCTGGGTTCGCACTAAGCGACAGCAAAAGGCCTTCAGCTTCATCAATGTCAATGACGGCTCTAATATGAATGGTCTTCAGGTCGTGGCGGATGAGGAGATGCCAGGCTATGCCACAGTCATTAAACAAATCAACACTGGCGCGTCTGTGGAGATATCTGGCAGCTTGGTAGACTCTCCGGCAAAAGGGCAGCGTATTGAACTCAAAGCCCAACAGATCACGGTCTACGGGGAGGCGGATGAAACCTATCCATTGCAAAAGAAGCGCCATAGCTTTGAGTTTTTAAGAACGATTGGGCACCTGCGATCGCGCACCAATACGTTAGGGGCCGTTTTCCGTGTCCGCAACGCCTGTGCCCAGGCAGTGCATCAATTCTTTCAAGAACAGGGGTTTTTGTGGATTCACAGCCCAGTGCTGACTGCCAGTGATTGTGAAGGCGCAGGGGAACTGTTTACGGTCACCAGCTTAAATCTCAACAGGCTGCCGCTGGCTGAAGATAAAACCGTTGATTTCGGCCAAGACTTTTTTGGCAAGCCCACCTACTTAACCGTCAGTGGCCAGCTAGAAGCCGAAATCATGGCCACGGCTTTTACCAATGTCTATACCTTTGGGCCAACTTTCCGGGCTGAAAATTCCAACACCTCTCGTCACTTAGCTGAGTTTTGGATGATTGAGCCTGAGATGGCCTTCTGCAATCTCATCGGCAATATGGATCTGGCAGAAGCGTTTCTCAAATACATCTTTCGCTTTGTCCTAGAGCAGTGCGAAGACGACATGGCCTTCTTTAATCAGCGCATTGATGACACGGTACTGGCCACTGCCAACAACATCATCGACAACGAGTTTGCTCGCATTACCTACACCGAAGCCATTGACCAGTTAAAGAAAACCGATAAAGCGTTTGACTTCCCGGTGGAGTGGGGCATTGATCTGCAGTCCGAACATGAGCGATATCTGGCTGAGGAGCTTTTCCAAAAGCCCGTCATCGTGACAGATTATCCAGCCGCGATCAAAGCGTTTTATATGCGGCTCAATGACGATCAGAAGACCGTTGCAGCCATGGATGTTTTAGCACCTAAGGTGGGTGAGATCATTGGCGGCTCCCAACGGGAAGAGCGGCTAGATATTCTAGAAACTCGAATTGATGAAGCCGGATTACCCCGAGATGCCTATTGGTGGTACCTCGATCTACGCCGCTATGGCACCGTACCCCATGCCGGGTTTGGGCTTGGGTTTGAGCGCCTGATTCAATTCATGACGGGGATGGGCAATATTCGAGACGTGATCCCCTTCCCGCGCACCCCTGAGAATATTGACTTTTAG